In Acidobacteriota bacterium, a single window of DNA contains:
- a CDS encoding sigma-70 family RNA polymerase sigma factor has product MTTSEPTQEAHQVTGLLQRWRAGDEAALEALVPLVYETLLKMARGQFRRERVDHTLQPTALVHEAYVRLLGPQNPEWEDRTHFFGIAALVMRRVLIDHARSHQSLRRSDGSLKVDFEEALEVTSPQRTTDLLALDEALDRLERRDPRKARLVQLRFFGGLTLDEVAEILQVSQATVVRDWRLARAWLLTKLGSENRGPNLSATRSGRVHPPAPRRSPHQD; this is encoded by the coding sequence ATGACCACCTCCGAGCCAACCCAGGAAGCGCACCAAGTCACCGGGCTCTTGCAACGCTGGCGGGCGGGGGACGAGGCCGCCCTCGAGGCTCTCGTGCCGCTGGTCTACGAAACCCTCCTCAAGATGGCGCGAGGACAGTTTCGCCGCGAACGGGTCGACCACACGCTGCAACCGACGGCCTTGGTTCACGAGGCTTACGTACGTCTTCTGGGCCCGCAAAACCCCGAGTGGGAGGATCGCACCCACTTTTTCGGCATCGCCGCCCTGGTGATGCGCCGCGTCCTGATCGACCATGCCCGGTCCCATCAGAGCCTGCGGCGCAGCGACGGATCCCTCAAGGTGGACTTCGAAGAGGCCTTGGAGGTCACCAGCCCCCAACGAACCACGGATCTGCTGGCCCTCGACGAAGCCCTCGATCGGCTCGAACGGCGGGATCCGCGCAAGGCGCGCTTGGTGCAGCTCCGCTTCTTCGGCGGTCTGACCCTCGACGAGGTCGCCGAGATCCTTCAGGTCTCCCAGGCGACGGTGGTGCGCGACTGGCGCTTGGCGAGGGCCTGGCTGCTGACCAAGCTCGGCTCCGAGAATCGCGGGCCGAACCTGTCGGCCACTCGGTCAGGCCGTGTCCATCCTCCGGCCCCTCGCAGAAGCCCCCACCAAGACTGA
- a CDS encoding tetratricopeptide repeat protein → MSANNARWKKLDDLFHQVSELPPDERQPFLDRACADDAALKRELEGLLAADVLPDGWIDGSASQTAIELISSDQQFPRGALIGRYRVLDTLGHGGMGVVYLAERSDGHYDQRVALKVIKQGMDTAALLTRFRRERQILANLDHPGIARLLDGGATPEGRPYLVMEHIEGEPIDQYVGKHRLAIDQRLDLFLEVCEAVQFAHRNLIIHRDLKPSNILVTKDGAPKLLDFGTAKLLESSEEGQTAYDMRLLTPGYASPEQLDGRPMTTASDVFGLGVLLFELLTERHPFREAGVDRQAMAYAVTERPAPRPSTVAPRNRQTRLRGDLDAITLCALRKEPEDRYDSVAALIEDIERHRTTKPVRARQGDRRYRAQRFLKRHRLVLGATLVTLTMAGLWLAALVREQRETRQEKVRLTAMTEFMQSLFDGFDPLRGEEQPVTAREMLDRGADRLAGELGEAPELETEVAKVLGEIYTNLGFPEKAHEILLSALALERERLGNRPRQRADLLNRVDAAEISFNDLESARRRLEGNLVELESAGLGDSLEADSGRLRLGALLRTSGEYDAAMALLQPALDGLRTHPEEAAERIDIALVELGLTLGHLQRPEAARDLIQEAVDRRSARHGDDHPKTIVALEALGAQLFDLEQLDQVEEITGRVLVARRKIFGDDHPSVLASYFNRGALFATLGNYQEAAEHLAEALDRMRNHHDKEHPQIVPALLWSARVGFDRGDLETARTHGREALVRARPGFPEGHPIIVDTLTLLARIERDAGRPAEARKLLEEARTTAPNNHERRLVNLYLAELSLDEDRLEEAEEWLERISQTPGRGDLRLRTRADIARGSIDLRRGELEQAEVHRQQALSRAVKSLSVADQLLLEIYQAAIDLAANRPQLAEERSRKALHRAHETVGPRATRTGQCELALGLALQAQGRASEARSHLEKAEALLPAPRDRPPQGSPTARQALANLS, encoded by the coding sequence ATGAGCGCAAACAACGCCCGCTGGAAGAAGCTCGACGACCTGTTTCACCAGGTGAGCGAGTTGCCGCCCGATGAGCGCCAGCCCTTTCTCGACCGCGCCTGCGCCGACGACGCGGCCTTGAAACGGGAACTGGAAGGTCTCCTGGCAGCGGATGTACTGCCCGACGGCTGGATCGATGGCTCGGCCTCGCAAACGGCGATCGAGCTGATCTCTTCGGACCAGCAGTTCCCTCGGGGAGCGTTGATCGGGCGCTACCGAGTGCTCGACACCCTCGGCCATGGTGGCATGGGGGTCGTCTACCTCGCCGAGCGCAGTGATGGCCACTACGACCAGCGGGTCGCCCTCAAGGTGATCAAGCAGGGCATGGACACCGCTGCCCTCCTGACCCGCTTTCGCCGCGAGCGGCAGATCCTCGCCAACCTCGATCATCCCGGCATCGCGCGTCTCCTCGACGGCGGCGCCACTCCCGAAGGTCGCCCCTATCTGGTGATGGAGCACATCGAGGGAGAACCGATCGATCAGTACGTCGGAAAGCATCGACTGGCGATCGATCAGCGTCTCGACCTGTTCCTGGAGGTGTGCGAAGCCGTGCAGTTCGCGCACCGCAACCTGATCATCCATCGCGACCTCAAACCCTCGAACATCTTGGTGACCAAAGACGGAGCTCCCAAGCTCCTCGACTTCGGCACCGCCAAGCTCCTCGAAAGCTCGGAAGAAGGCCAGACCGCCTACGACATGCGCCTCCTGACGCCCGGCTACGCCAGCCCGGAGCAGCTCGACGGTCGCCCAATGACGACCGCCTCGGACGTCTTCGGTCTCGGCGTCTTGCTCTTCGAGCTGCTCACCGAGCGCCATCCCTTCCGCGAGGCCGGCGTCGACCGCCAGGCGATGGCCTATGCGGTAACCGAGCGCCCGGCCCCGAGGCCGAGCACGGTGGCGCCGAGGAACCGGCAAACGCGCCTCCGGGGCGACCTCGACGCCATCACCCTGTGTGCCCTGCGCAAGGAGCCCGAGGATCGCTACGATTCGGTCGCCGCCCTGATCGAAGACATCGAACGCCACCGCACGACCAAACCGGTGCGCGCCCGGCAAGGAGATCGGCGCTATCGCGCCCAGCGCTTTCTCAAGCGCCACCGGCTGGTGCTGGGCGCCACCTTGGTGACCTTGACCATGGCCGGGCTCTGGCTGGCGGCCCTGGTGCGGGAACAGCGGGAAACGCGCCAGGAAAAGGTCCGCCTGACCGCGATGACCGAGTTCATGCAAAGCCTCTTCGACGGCTTCGATCCCCTGCGCGGGGAAGAGCAGCCGGTGACCGCCCGCGAGATGCTCGACCGGGGAGCGGATCGCCTGGCCGGCGAGCTCGGCGAAGCGCCGGAGCTCGAGACCGAAGTCGCCAAAGTCCTGGGAGAGATTTACACCAATCTCGGTTTTCCCGAGAAGGCCCACGAGATCCTCCTTTCGGCGCTCGCCCTCGAGCGCGAGCGCCTGGGGAATCGCCCACGACAGCGCGCCGACCTCCTCAACCGGGTCGACGCCGCAGAGATCAGCTTCAACGACCTCGAAAGCGCGCGCCGCCGTCTCGAGGGCAACCTCGTCGAGCTCGAATCGGCCGGCCTCGGCGACAGCCTCGAAGCCGACAGCGGCCGCCTGCGGCTCGGCGCCCTGCTTCGTACCTCCGGTGAGTATGACGCCGCCATGGCGCTCCTCCAGCCGGCTCTCGACGGCCTGCGCACCCACCCCGAGGAAGCCGCCGAGCGAATCGACATCGCTCTGGTCGAGTTGGGCTTGACCCTCGGGCACTTGCAAAGGCCCGAGGCGGCCCGGGACTTGATTCAGGAGGCGGTCGATCGACGCAGCGCCCGCCACGGCGACGACCATCCCAAGACCATCGTCGCCCTCGAAGCCCTGGGAGCCCAGCTCTTCGATCTCGAACAGCTCGATCAGGTGGAGGAAATCACCGGACGCGTCCTCGTCGCCCGACGCAAGATCTTCGGCGACGATCACCCCAGCGTGCTCGCCAGCTACTTCAATCGCGGCGCCCTCTTCGCCACTCTCGGCAACTATCAAGAGGCCGCCGAGCACCTGGCCGAGGCCCTCGACCGAATGCGCAATCACCACGACAAGGAGCACCCGCAGATCGTGCCGGCGCTGCTCTGGTCGGCCCGTGTCGGCTTCGACCGCGGCGACCTCGAGACGGCCCGCACCCATGGCCGGGAGGCCTTGGTGAGGGCCCGTCCGGGCTTTCCCGAGGGTCATCCGATCATCGTCGACACGCTCACCCTGCTCGCCCGAATCGAGCGCGATGCCGGACGACCCGCGGAGGCACGCAAGCTCCTGGAAGAGGCTCGCACCACGGCCCCGAACAACCATGAGCGGCGACTCGTCAACCTCTATCTGGCCGAGCTCAGTCTCGACGAGGATCGCCTCGAGGAGGCGGAGGAATGGCTCGAGCGAATCTCTCAAACTCCCGGCCGAGGCGACCTCAGGCTCAGGACCCGAGCGGACATCGCTCGAGGGTCGATTGACCTACGGCGCGGAGAACTCGAACAGGCCGAGGTGCATCGACAACAAGCCTTGAGCCGCGCCGTCAAGAGCCTGAGCGTCGCCGACCAGCTTCTGCTGGAGATTTATCAGGCCGCCATCGACCTGGCCGCCAACCGCCCACAGCTCGCCGAAGAGCGCAGCCGCAAGGCCCTCCATCGAGCCCACGAGACGGTGGGACCGAGGGCAACGCGAACGGGCCAGTGCGAGCTCGCCCTCGGACTGGCACTGCAAGCCCAGGGACGAGCTTCCGAAGCTCGCTCCCACCTCGAAAAGGCCGAGGCCTTGCTGCCAGCGCCCCGCGACCGGCCGCCTCAGGGATCCCCGACGGCACGGCAAGCGCTGGCGAACCTCTCCTGA
- a CDS encoding AAA family ATPase, translating to MKLAQDLEICLTVAVSEAGRMGHEYAGLEHLLHALTLDEGTAEVLRHAGANVRRLRDRLQTFLDDELEPTPQDRPIEPRLSLALHRTLTRAGAQVEGASRDEIEGPDFLAAVFFETESFAVQLLQEEGISRLDVINYLAHGISRAEDSPRPAAQPTPEGDFDEDDEGASAADALAAFTQDLTALAEGGAIDPLIGRRQELDRTLQVLQRRRKNNPLFVGDPGVGKTALAEGFARRIARGEVPERFAEARVYRLDLGTLLAGTRYRGDFENRIKAVLTALEEQDSPILFIDEIHTLVGAGSAGRGTLDASNLLKPALQGGRLRLIGATTWEELRQSFERDSGLARRFQKIEVREPSVEDTVQILQGLREQYQGHHGVRYTGPALRAAADLAGRFLRDRRLPDSALDLLDEAGAAVALKGGKQVGAAEIEKVVAGMARVPQVTVKGDDRERLRHLEAELKERVFGQDAALERLVDAIKVARAGLREEQKPVGSFLLTGPTGVGKTEVAKQLAELLGVAFLRFDMSEYREQHTVSRLVGAPPGYVGFDRGGLLTEAVSQSPHAVLLLDEIEKAHPDVFNLLLQVMDHGTLTDTNGKATDFRHVILLMTSNVGAQEMARRSPGFVEAEAGTVKASDGDRAVERLFSPEFRNRLDARLRFAALTPEVMVRIVDKLIDELRQPLAAKKVHLELTPAARQLLADKGHDPAFGARPLARVIEDEIKRPLTDELLFGALAKGGRVRVAVEKGNFVLSFGDP from the coding sequence ATGAAACTGGCCCAAGATCTCGAAATCTGTCTCACCGTGGCGGTCTCCGAAGCCGGCCGCATGGGCCACGAGTACGCCGGCCTCGAGCACCTGCTCCACGCCCTCACCCTCGACGAAGGAACCGCCGAGGTGTTGCGCCACGCCGGCGCCAACGTGCGGCGCCTGCGCGACCGCCTGCAGACCTTCCTCGACGACGAGCTCGAGCCAACGCCGCAAGATCGGCCGATCGAGCCCCGCCTGTCCCTCGCCCTCCACCGCACCCTGACCCGCGCCGGCGCCCAGGTCGAGGGTGCCAGCCGAGACGAGATCGAGGGACCGGACTTCCTGGCCGCGGTGTTCTTCGAAACCGAGTCCTTCGCCGTTCAGTTGCTCCAGGAGGAGGGCATCAGCCGCCTCGACGTCATCAACTACCTGGCCCACGGGATCTCACGCGCCGAGGACTCGCCTCGCCCGGCCGCCCAGCCGACCCCCGAAGGCGACTTCGACGAAGACGACGAAGGAGCTTCCGCCGCCGATGCCCTCGCCGCCTTCACCCAGGACCTCACGGCCCTTGCCGAGGGCGGCGCCATCGATCCCCTGATCGGGCGCCGCCAGGAACTCGACCGCACCCTCCAGGTGCTCCAGCGGCGGCGCAAGAACAATCCCCTCTTCGTCGGCGATCCGGGCGTCGGCAAAACCGCCCTGGCCGAGGGCTTCGCCCGCCGCATCGCCCGGGGCGAGGTCCCGGAGCGCTTCGCCGAAGCGCGGGTTTACCGCCTCGACCTCGGCACCCTGCTCGCCGGCACCCGCTACCGGGGCGACTTCGAGAACCGTATCAAGGCGGTGCTGACGGCCCTCGAAGAGCAAGACAGTCCGATCCTCTTCATCGACGAGATCCACACCCTGGTCGGAGCCGGCAGCGCCGGCCGCGGCACCCTCGACGCTTCCAACCTCCTCAAGCCCGCCCTCCAGGGAGGGCGCCTGCGGCTGATCGGCGCCACCACCTGGGAGGAGCTCCGCCAGAGCTTCGAGCGCGACTCGGGCCTCGCCCGCCGCTTCCAGAAGATCGAGGTCCGGGAACCTTCCGTCGAGGACACGGTCCAGATCCTCCAAGGCTTGCGGGAGCAGTACCAGGGCCACCACGGGGTGCGCTATACCGGCCCCGCCTTACGCGCCGCCGCCGACCTCGCCGGCCGTTTCCTGCGCGACCGGCGGCTGCCGGACTCGGCCCTCGACCTGCTCGACGAGGCCGGAGCGGCGGTTGCTCTCAAGGGCGGCAAGCAGGTCGGAGCCGCCGAGATCGAGAAAGTCGTCGCCGGCATGGCGCGGGTTCCTCAGGTCACCGTCAAGGGCGACGATCGCGAGCGCCTGCGCCACCTCGAGGCCGAGCTCAAGGAGCGGGTCTTCGGCCAGGACGCCGCCCTCGAACGTTTGGTGGACGCCATCAAGGTGGCGCGCGCCGGCCTGCGCGAGGAGCAGAAGCCGGTCGGCTCGTTCCTCTTGACCGGCCCGACCGGCGTCGGCAAAACGGAGGTCGCCAAACAGCTCGCCGAGCTCCTCGGCGTCGCCTTCCTGCGCTTCGACATGAGCGAGTACCGCGAGCAGCACACGGTCTCGCGACTGGTGGGAGCGCCCCCGGGCTACGTCGGCTTCGATCGCGGCGGTCTGCTCACCGAGGCGGTGAGCCAGAGCCCCCACGCCGTCCTGCTCCTCGACGAGATCGAGAAAGCCCATCCGGACGTTTTCAACCTCTTGCTGCAGGTGATGGATCACGGCACCTTGACGGACACCAACGGCAAGGCCACCGACTTTCGCCACGTCATCCTGCTGATGACCTCGAACGTCGGTGCCCAGGAAATGGCTCGCCGCAGCCCCGGCTTCGTCGAGGCCGAGGCCGGCACCGTCAAGGCCTCCGACGGCGACCGCGCCGTCGAGCGCCTGTTCAGCCCCGAGTTCCGCAACCGCCTCGACGCCCGCCTGCGCTTCGCCGCCCTCACCCCCGAGGTCATGGTGCGCATCGTCGACAAGCTGATCGACGAGCTGCGCCAGCCCCTGGCGGCCAAGAAGGTGCACCTCGAGCTGACGCCCGCAGCCCGCCAGCTCCTCGCCGACAAGGGCCATGATCCGGCCTTTGGCGCTCGCCCCCTGGCGCGAGTGATCGAGGACGAGATCAAGCGGCCGCTCACCGATGAGCTGCTCTTCGGAGCCCTGGCGAAGGGCGGCAGGGTGCGAGTCGCCGTGGAGAAAGGGAACTTCGTGCTGAGCTTCGGGGATCCATGA
- a CDS encoding sigma-70 family RNA polymerase sigma factor — translation MTADPSELSGAQLEITGLLLRWRSGDEEAFEALLPLVYEKLRALARTQLRSERQNHTLQATALVHEAYVRLLGDQTPDWQGRAHFYAVASVVMRRVLIEHARALNRQRRGGGAVQVELQDDLLFTDPAATAELVALDDALGRLEEHDLRKARVVQLRFFGGLTLDEVSEVLRVAPVTVVRDWRMARAWLLKELGATA, via the coding sequence ATGACCGCCGATCCCAGCGAGCTCTCGGGCGCGCAGCTCGAGATCACCGGTCTGCTGCTGCGCTGGCGGTCCGGAGACGAGGAAGCCTTCGAGGCCCTGCTACCGCTGGTCTACGAGAAGCTGCGCGCTCTCGCCCGCACTCAGCTACGCAGCGAGCGTCAGAACCACACCCTGCAAGCCACCGCCCTGGTGCACGAGGCCTACGTCCGCCTGCTCGGCGACCAGACGCCCGACTGGCAAGGTCGCGCACACTTCTACGCCGTCGCCTCGGTGGTGATGCGGCGGGTTCTGATCGAGCATGCTCGCGCTCTCAATCGACAGCGCCGCGGTGGCGGAGCGGTCCAGGTCGAGCTCCAGGACGACCTGCTGTTCACGGACCCCGCCGCGACCGCCGAGCTGGTGGCCCTCGACGACGCCCTCGGGCGCCTCGAGGAGCACGACCTGCGCAAGGCCCGGGTCGTCCAGCTACGCTTCTTCGGCGGTCTCACCCTGGACGAAGTCTCCGAGGTCCTGCGGGTTGCGCCGGTGACGGTGGTGCGCGACTGGCGCATGGCCCGCGCCTGGCTCCTCAAGGAGCTCGGCGCCACCGCTTAG
- a CDS encoding NBR1-Ig-like domain-containing protein — MRVLSVERTESSKASAIAAAGNFQALTGAVSNLGSGNLPPVFEQGCDDAPIDNCGASFCGCTNDLYIGAGIDLGLCLTSIAVGVISCACAAVPGTNFACLVGCGASIPGLSFCLDFLTTDPVEGIGNCTHASLECYCQQFPAQYGHLCEEVSFLRSADVGATGLLSAESVEIQAECRASNGLVRDSGTVTLNDNGTFKEILDECAEGDQVVFETPRVQTPNIPDHRRRTCILDSTVPTSNVFGSEDLTFQFDCTCNDVVNQCPRMSLSAQITGLEADESLSYVIGIGPSSGATGEFLATLQAQGSSDGSSFRANLQNADGSGAANGYQGYQVNFISRVSGPERCQVTDNSPMPGPSGGRSFLLLDIDCSCNERGAEGDDGCGSTPLVLYQVGAQMDLDTFDGVEGEGSIRAAMDVYDPFHGGLVASDTVIVNADAEVSYFGPLVEEGSRVELYIQQSGIGMNCGNFVPNSFEINNDTVAWVACTTGPRYDCEVLGICDDDCQDVWTFIGEGEIEVIDEGGETSSQPVDIYELLGCSGNYELGGQRTAGTAAAAATPSNLIGSKVFVRNRENSTWSGVIEVTGVARDDEDGVSQIRAFVDGQPVALTDLAINTFDPLTCSEYQTANCNPNSGFRAKLDTRGFSDGPHTLSIVADRGPGTVPGMRNVTLNFANGNQAEENDSAPGAVHFPTEMACGAAGSASISVRNTGTATWTAAAGYRLAAVGNSDPVATTTSFPIPPGQSIAPDQTVTFNFPLQAPTAEGTYRSDWRMRKTGVGGFGPWIAVRDVVVTCNTSVNDSSLLSVSFPSELECGTTATATVTLRNTGTTTWDSGSGYTLRAPSGSDPLATVTSIPLTAPVPPNDGRAFQIPLRAPDTAGSYTSHWRMSRFASLFGDVASGTVQVTCSDGGGGGGGGGGQQEVDNASLVAANLPSSLPCSGSMTASLTFQNNGTSTWRASDGYRLRAVDGSDPLTSTVVVPLPSSVVVAPGQQHTFQVALTAPSASGTYRTDWRMDRLGWSPFGAFAQSDVAVSCGGDGGGGGGGGGGGGGGGGGGGDTDAARRLADTLPASLGCGTVQASITFENTGNTTWSRDAGYELRAVGGTDPFSQSTRVQLPSGVQIGPQQQHTFGLTLTAPGTPGWYRTDWQLHREGTPFGPDISRDIQVTCSDGGGGTDDAIFHDSNLPLSMECGDGLWAEIWVRNVGTTTWTGAEGYSLQAIGGIDPLAGTASMPLPAGETVEPQQTVKFRRWFEAPNQEAFLVSDWKMHKTGHGTFGALIAMEVEVMCFSGGDGGGEP, encoded by the coding sequence TTGCGAGTTCTGTCCGTTGAGAGAACCGAATCTTCCAAGGCCAGCGCCATCGCCGCTGCAGGAAACTTCCAGGCTCTGACCGGTGCCGTTTCGAACCTCGGCAGTGGCAACCTACCGCCGGTTTTCGAGCAGGGCTGTGACGATGCTCCCATCGACAACTGCGGAGCCTCGTTCTGCGGCTGTACCAACGACCTCTACATCGGCGCAGGGATCGATCTTGGTCTTTGCTTGACAAGCATCGCCGTGGGAGTGATCTCCTGCGCCTGCGCCGCGGTTCCCGGCACCAACTTTGCCTGCCTCGTTGGCTGCGGCGCTTCGATTCCAGGGCTCAGCTTCTGCCTCGACTTCCTCACCACCGACCCGGTCGAAGGTATCGGTAACTGTACTCACGCTAGCCTCGAGTGCTACTGCCAGCAGTTCCCGGCGCAGTACGGCCATCTCTGTGAGGAAGTCAGCTTCCTGCGCAGTGCAGACGTCGGTGCCACCGGGCTCCTTTCTGCAGAATCCGTCGAAATTCAGGCTGAATGTCGGGCCTCGAACGGACTCGTCCGCGATTCGGGAACCGTCACCCTGAACGACAATGGCACCTTCAAGGAAATCCTGGACGAGTGCGCCGAAGGCGACCAGGTCGTGTTCGAGACGCCTCGAGTGCAAACGCCGAACATCCCCGACCACCGACGGCGGACCTGCATCCTCGACTCCACCGTTCCGACGAGCAACGTTTTCGGGAGCGAAGATCTGACCTTCCAGTTCGACTGCACGTGCAACGACGTGGTGAACCAATGCCCGCGCATGTCGCTTTCGGCACAAATCACGGGGCTCGAGGCGGACGAAAGCCTGTCCTACGTCATCGGGATCGGTCCGTCCTCCGGCGCCACCGGAGAATTTCTCGCCACCCTCCAGGCTCAAGGGTCCTCCGACGGATCCAGTTTTCGCGCCAACCTGCAGAATGCCGATGGCTCCGGCGCCGCCAACGGCTATCAGGGTTACCAGGTCAACTTCATTTCCCGAGTGAGTGGTCCGGAACGCTGCCAAGTGACCGACAACAGCCCGATGCCCGGACCGTCCGGAGGTCGGAGCTTCCTCTTGCTCGACATCGATTGTTCCTGCAACGAGCGAGGGGCCGAGGGCGATGACGGCTGTGGCTCGACTCCCCTCGTCCTCTACCAAGTCGGCGCCCAGATGGACCTCGACACCTTCGATGGCGTCGAAGGCGAGGGCAGTATTCGGGCCGCAATGGATGTCTACGACCCCTTCCACGGCGGGCTCGTCGCCAGCGACACGGTCATCGTGAATGCCGACGCCGAGGTCAGCTACTTCGGCCCCCTGGTCGAGGAAGGAAGCCGGGTCGAGCTTTACATTCAACAGTCAGGCATCGGCATGAACTGCGGCAACTTCGTGCCCAATTCCTTCGAGATCAACAACGACACCGTGGCCTGGGTCGCGTGCACCACCGGACCACGCTACGACTGCGAAGTCTTGGGGATCTGCGACGACGATTGTCAAGACGTCTGGACCTTCATCGGTGAAGGAGAGATCGAAGTCATCGACGAGGGCGGGGAAACCTCCTCCCAGCCGGTCGACATCTATGAGCTCCTCGGCTGTTCGGGCAACTACGAGCTCGGCGGCCAGCGCACTGCCGGCACGGCCGCAGCGGCCGCGACGCCATCGAATTTGATCGGCTCGAAGGTCTTCGTGCGCAACCGCGAGAACTCCACCTGGTCTGGAGTCATCGAGGTTACGGGAGTCGCCCGCGACGACGAGGATGGCGTCAGCCAAATTCGCGCCTTCGTCGACGGACAGCCGGTGGCCCTCACCGACCTCGCCATCAACACCTTCGATCCGCTGACTTGCAGCGAGTACCAAACCGCAAACTGCAACCCCAACTCGGGATTCCGGGCCAAGCTAGACACACGAGGCTTCAGCGATGGTCCGCACACCCTCAGCATCGTCGCCGACCGCGGCCCCGGCACGGTCCCCGGCATGCGAAACGTCACCCTGAACTTCGCCAACGGCAACCAAGCCGAAGAGAACGACTCGGCTCCAGGCGCAGTGCATTTCCCGACCGAGATGGCCTGTGGCGCCGCCGGCTCCGCGAGCATCAGCGTGCGCAACACCGGCACTGCAACGTGGACGGCGGCGGCGGGCTATCGCCTCGCAGCGGTCGGGAATTCCGATCCAGTAGCGACGACAACGTCCTTTCCGATTCCGCCCGGTCAGAGCATTGCGCCAGACCAGACGGTGACTTTCAATTTCCCATTGCAGGCCCCGACCGCAGAAGGAACCTATCGTTCCGACTGGCGGATGCGAAAAACCGGCGTCGGCGGTTTCGGTCCGTGGATCGCTGTCCGCGATGTCGTGGTGACCTGCAACACGTCGGTCAATGATTCGAGCTTGCTTTCGGTCAGCTTTCCAAGCGAGCTCGAGTGCGGAACCACCGCAACGGCGACGGTGACCCTGCGCAATACCGGCACCACCACCTGGGACAGCGGCAGCGGCTACACACTGCGCGCACCGAGCGGTAGCGATCCCCTGGCAACCGTCACGAGCATTCCGCTCACCGCTCCGGTACCGCCGAACGATGGCAGAGCTTTCCAGATCCCCCTGCGAGCACCGGACACCGCCGGCAGCTACACCTCTCACTGGCGCATGAGCCGGTTCGCGTCCCTCTTCGGTGACGTCGCCAGCGGCACGGTGCAGGTGACCTGCTCGGACGGTGGCGGTGGTGGTGGCGGCGGAGGCGGCCAGCAGGAGGTCGACAACGCCTCGCTGGTGGCCGCCAATCTGCCGAGCTCGCTGCCCTGCTCCGGCAGCATGACCGCCAGCCTGACCTTCCAGAACAATGGCACCAGCACCTGGAGGGCGTCGGATGGTTACCGCCTGCGCGCCGTCGACGGCAGCGATCCCCTCACCAGCACGGTGGTGGTGCCGCTGCCCTCGAGTGTCGTCGTGGCTCCCGGCCAGCAGCACACCTTCCAGGTCGCGCTGACGGCACCGTCGGCGAGCGGCACCTACCGTACCGACTGGCGCATGGATCGCCTGGGCTGGAGCCCTTTCGGCGCCTTCGCCCAGTCCGACGTCGCCGTCTCCTGCGGCGGTGACGGAGGGGGTGGCGGTGGAGGGGGTGGTGGTGGCGGAGGGGGTGGCGGAGGGGGTGGCGATACCGACGCCGCCCGCCGCCTCGCCGACACCCTGCCGGCATCGCTGGGTTGTGGCACGGTGCAGGCCAGCATCACCTTCGAGAACACCGGCAACACCACCTGGAGCCGCGACGCCGGCTACGAGCTGCGCGCCGTCGGAGGGACCGATCCGTTCTCCCAGAGCACGCGGGTGCAGTTGCCGAGCGGGGTCCAGATCGGTCCGCAGCAGCAGCACACCTTCGGCCTCACTCTGACCGCGCCCGGAACTCCCGGCTGGTATCGCACCGACTGGCAGCTCCACCGCGAGGGCACGCCCTTCGGACCGGACATCAGCCGCGATATCCAGGTCACCTGCAGCGATGGCGGCGGCGGTACCGACGACGCCATCTTCCACGACTCCAATCTGCCGCTGTCGATGGAGTGCGGTGACGGCCTGTGGGCCGAGATCTGGGTGCGCAACGTCGGCACCACCACCTGGACCGGCGCCGAGGGCTACAGCCTGCAGGCGATCGGCGGTATCGATCCCCTCGCCGGCACCGCCAGCATGCCGCTTCCGGCCGGCGAGACCGTCGAGCCGCAGCAGACGGTGAAGTTCCGCCGCTGGTTCGAAGCCCCGAACCAGGAGGCCTTCCTGGTCTCTGACTGGAAGATGCACAAGACCGGCCACGGCACCTTCGGAGCCCTCATCGCCATGGAGGTCGAGGTGATGTGCTTCTCCGGCGGTGACGGCGGCGGAGAACCATGA